The following are encoded together in the Myxococcus virescens genome:
- a CDS encoding DUF6209 family protein, whose product MKTSAWKHLTLALPLLAACGGAPQQQEETSVSTTETQQAPLTTPTATVRFLNGWTHSQHGAIVRGGTLVVDYDLYRMTDCHHSTYAGQQAWDTLAYVRFLPSGQLFSGSVKQATGSTSFVNKPFEVTVPSDATSVETWFFTSGRTCAPKYDSNYGQNYVFPVEAQSPSAVVWAGDWGGSFARDCEHRDGLADPIVIDSYVMERACKFVDADVYVPGVTDAATARPELIQAQVEFSVDGAATQHQWLAYQGRVGNNYRYRWNLAAEPLAYTPWSAYAFGFRYSTDGVSWYRIASGAGPTGGTARTVQRSF is encoded by the coding sequence ATGAAGACGTCTGCCTGGAAGCATCTAACCCTCGCGTTGCCGCTGCTGGCGGCCTGTGGCGGAGCGCCGCAGCAGCAGGAGGAGACGTCTGTCAGCACCACGGAGACACAGCAGGCGCCGCTCACCACGCCCACCGCCACGGTGCGCTTCCTCAACGGCTGGACGCACTCGCAGCACGGCGCCATCGTCCGCGGCGGCACGCTCGTCGTCGACTACGACCTGTACCGGATGACGGACTGCCACCACAGCACCTACGCCGGCCAGCAGGCGTGGGACACGCTGGCCTATGTCCGCTTCCTCCCCAGCGGCCAGCTCTTCAGCGGCAGCGTGAAGCAGGCCACGGGCAGCACTTCGTTCGTGAACAAGCCCTTCGAGGTGACGGTGCCCTCGGACGCCACGAGCGTGGAGACATGGTTCTTCACCTCCGGCCGCACCTGCGCGCCGAAGTACGACAGCAACTACGGCCAGAACTACGTCTTCCCCGTGGAGGCGCAGTCGCCCTCCGCCGTGGTGTGGGCCGGTGACTGGGGCGGCAGCTTCGCGCGCGACTGCGAGCACCGCGACGGGCTGGCGGACCCCATCGTCATCGACAGCTACGTCATGGAGCGCGCCTGCAAGTTCGTGGACGCGGACGTGTACGTGCCCGGCGTGACGGACGCCGCCACCGCGCGTCCCGAGCTCATCCAGGCGCAGGTGGAGTTCAGCGTGGACGGCGCGGCCACGCAGCACCAGTGGCTGGCCTATCAGGGCCGGGTGGGCAACAACTACCGGTACCGCTGGAACCTCGCCGCGGAACCGCTCGCGTATACGCCGTGGAGCGCCTATGCATTCGGGTTCCGTTATTCAACGGATGGCGTGAGCTGGTATCGCATCGCGAGCGGCGCTGGCCCCACGGGTGGCACCGCGCGGACCGTGCAGCGGAGTTTCTGA
- the dbpA gene encoding ATP-dependent RNA helicase DbpA, translating into MDFSALALSPPLLQVLEELDFKTATPIQAQSIPVLLQGRDLVGQAQTGSGKTAAFALPLLQKVQLQHRKVQALVLCPTRELCAQVAGEIRRLGRRLPGLQVLVLAGGQPIRPQLEALEKGAHLAVGTPGRVLDVLDREALETRQLSTVVLDEADRMLDMGFREDMERILGAMPPRRQTVLFSATFPPDIEALSRAFQRQPVRVTVETTTAGPDIQQVRYDCEPEEKQALLLRILRHYQPASAIVFCNLKATVVELKKSLSASGVSVDGLQGDLEQFERDRVMAKFRNQSTRVLIATDVAGRGIDVEALDAVINFDLPMQAEPYVHRIGRTGRAGRAGLAVSIVTPRDGRKVDDIQLATGVKLERGDVESLPSADPRNAVSLESTWDTLYISAGRKDKMRPGDILGALTGEAGGLDATDVGKIEIQDHVAYVAVARRVSRVAFQRLSEGRIKGRRYKIERVK; encoded by the coding sequence ATGGACTTTTCCGCGCTCGCGCTATCTCCCCCCCTGCTCCAGGTCCTGGAGGAGCTCGACTTCAAGACGGCCACGCCCATCCAGGCGCAGAGCATCCCGGTGCTGCTCCAGGGCAGGGACCTGGTCGGCCAGGCGCAGACGGGCAGCGGCAAGACGGCGGCCTTCGCGCTGCCGCTGCTCCAGAAGGTCCAGTTGCAGCACCGCAAGGTGCAGGCGCTGGTGCTGTGTCCGACGCGTGAGCTGTGCGCGCAGGTGGCGGGCGAGATTCGCAGGTTGGGGCGGCGGCTGCCCGGGCTCCAGGTGCTGGTGCTCGCGGGAGGCCAGCCCATCCGCCCGCAGCTGGAAGCACTGGAGAAGGGCGCGCACCTGGCGGTGGGAACGCCGGGCCGGGTGCTGGATGTGCTGGACCGCGAGGCGCTGGAGACGCGGCAGCTGTCCACGGTGGTGCTGGACGAGGCGGACCGGATGCTCGACATGGGCTTCCGCGAGGACATGGAGCGCATCCTCGGGGCCATGCCGCCGCGGCGGCAGACGGTGCTCTTCTCCGCCACCTTCCCGCCGGACATCGAGGCACTCAGCCGCGCCTTCCAGCGTCAGCCCGTCCGCGTCACGGTGGAGACCACCACCGCGGGGCCCGACATCCAGCAGGTGCGCTACGACTGCGAGCCGGAGGAGAAGCAGGCCCTGTTGCTGCGCATCCTCCGGCACTACCAGCCGGCGTCCGCCATCGTCTTCTGCAACCTCAAGGCAACCGTGGTGGAGTTGAAGAAGTCGCTCTCCGCGTCGGGCGTCAGCGTGGACGGGCTCCAGGGGGATTTGGAGCAGTTCGAGCGCGACCGGGTGATGGCGAAGTTCCGCAACCAGAGCACGCGGGTGCTCATCGCCACGGACGTGGCGGGACGCGGCATCGACGTGGAGGCGCTGGATGCCGTCATCAACTTCGACCTGCCCATGCAGGCCGAGCCCTACGTGCACCGCATCGGACGCACCGGACGGGCGGGGCGCGCGGGCCTGGCCGTCTCCATCGTCACGCCTCGGGATGGCCGCAAGGTGGACGACATCCAACTGGCCACCGGCGTGAAGCTGGAGCGCGGGGACGTGGAGTCACTGCCCTCGGCGGATCCTCGCAACGCGGTGTCCCTGGAGTCGACGTGGGACACGCTCTACATCTCCGCCGGACGCAAGGACAAGATGCGGCCCGGGGACATCCTGGGCGCGCTCACGGGCGAGGCGGGCGGGCTCGACGCGACCGACGTGGGCAAGATTGAAATCCAGGACCACGTGGCCTACGTCGCCGTCGCCCGGCGCGTGTCGCGGGTGGCCTTCCAGCGGCTGAGCGAGGGCCGCATCAAGGGCCGCCGTTACAAAATCGAGCGCGTGAAGTAG
- a CDS encoding YcjF family protein → MDIHLAEEIRKQVEEAFRKRGRVNIVIAGRSGVGKSTLVNAVFHGRIADTGQGRPVTKETREYTKDGIPVSILDTRGLELGAFQETLKLLEELVAARAKDADATRHLHCAWLCISEDSRRVEDGDVKAAEMLARHMPVVVVVTKARSDQGFRAEVQKLLPMSRNVMRVRALQETDDEGHTLQPKGLVELVELTMELVPEAQRNAFAAAQRVSISQKRKRAHGIVASAAAAAGLIGAVPIPFADAALLVPTQVGMLAGVSSVFGLPLTEAFLSTLVGAGITGLGATFTGQSIVSGLLKLVPGPGTAIGALISATTATALTTLFGEAYVAVLSKLMEKRCGELPTEEEVIQAFREEMSLRGAA, encoded by the coding sequence ATGGACATCCATCTGGCGGAGGAGATCCGCAAGCAGGTCGAAGAGGCCTTCCGCAAGCGCGGCCGGGTCAACATCGTCATCGCGGGCCGCAGCGGCGTGGGCAAGAGCACGCTGGTCAACGCGGTGTTCCACGGCCGCATCGCGGACACCGGCCAGGGCCGCCCCGTCACGAAGGAGACGCGCGAGTACACGAAGGACGGCATCCCCGTCAGCATCCTCGACACCCGCGGCCTGGAGCTGGGCGCCTTTCAAGAGACGCTGAAGCTGCTGGAGGAGCTGGTGGCCGCGCGCGCGAAGGACGCGGACGCCACGCGCCACCTGCACTGCGCCTGGCTGTGCATCAGCGAGGACTCGCGCCGCGTGGAGGACGGTGACGTGAAGGCGGCGGAGATGCTCGCGCGGCACATGCCGGTGGTGGTCGTCGTCACCAAGGCGCGCAGCGACCAGGGCTTCCGCGCGGAGGTGCAGAAGCTGCTGCCCATGTCCCGTAACGTCATGCGCGTGCGCGCGCTCCAGGAGACGGACGACGAGGGCCATACGCTCCAGCCCAAGGGACTGGTGGAGCTCGTCGAGCTCACCATGGAGCTGGTCCCCGAAGCCCAGCGCAACGCCTTCGCCGCCGCCCAGCGCGTGAGCATCAGCCAGAAGCGCAAGCGCGCGCACGGCATCGTCGCCAGCGCCGCGGCCGCCGCCGGCCTCATTGGAGCCGTCCCCATCCCTTTCGCCGACGCCGCCCTGCTCGTCCCCACGCAGGTCGGAATGCTGGCGGGGGTGAGTAGCGTCTTCGGCCTCCCGCTGACGGAGGCCTTCCTCTCCACGCTGGTGGGCGCGGGCATCACCGGCCTGGGCGCCACCTTCACCGGCCAGTCCATCGTATCCGGCCTGCTGAAGCTCGTCCCCGGCCCGGGCACGGCGATTGGCGCGCTCATCTCCGCCACCACCGCCACCGCGCTCACCACGCTGTTCGGCGAGGCCTACGTCGCCGTCCTCTCCAAGTTGATGGAGAAGCGCTGTGGCGAGCTGCCCACCGAGGAAGAGGTCATCCAGGCCTTCCGCGAGGAGATGTCCCTGCGCGGCGCCGCGTAG
- a CDS encoding sporulation-delaying protein SdpB family protein — protein sequence MLTALGNRARAWVAGPSPWSNTYGLARTLVALGTGGTLAFSDTTTLFRPVAGIPEAPVCEGIRAASFFCVLPSGWLEVARWAAVLLLLVVASGWRPRVTGLVHWWVAVSMPWSASLTDGGDQIAAILALLMLPLALTDDRRWHWDAPRESMGNDEAKRLIARSAWVMLRLQVAGIYFHASVGKFKVMEWVDGTALYYWLLDPSVGAPDWLASVMRPVLSSPVVALLTWSVLLLELGLALGPLLTPSLRRVLLPLGISFHLGIAVFHGLISFVLVMCGALILLLRPLDELFRFEGLRAWVRHMRTPPVPTATPSLEPVAVQVASVPPTDGA from the coding sequence ATGCTGACCGCGCTTGGAAACCGTGCCCGCGCCTGGGTGGCGGGCCCTTCCCCCTGGAGCAATACCTATGGCCTGGCGCGCACGCTGGTCGCGCTGGGGACGGGTGGCACGCTGGCCTTCAGCGACACCACAACGCTGTTCCGGCCCGTCGCGGGCATCCCCGAGGCCCCCGTCTGCGAGGGCATCCGCGCGGCGTCCTTCTTCTGCGTGCTCCCCTCCGGCTGGCTGGAGGTGGCGCGGTGGGCGGCGGTGCTGCTGCTGCTCGTCGTCGCCTCCGGCTGGCGCCCGCGCGTCACGGGACTGGTGCACTGGTGGGTGGCCGTCAGCATGCCGTGGTCCGCGTCGCTGACGGACGGCGGTGACCAGATTGCCGCCATCCTGGCGCTGCTGATGCTGCCCCTGGCGCTCACGGATGACCGGCGCTGGCACTGGGACGCGCCCCGCGAATCCATGGGGAACGACGAGGCGAAGCGGCTCATCGCCCGGTCGGCCTGGGTGATGCTCCGCCTCCAGGTGGCGGGCATCTACTTCCACGCCTCCGTCGGCAAGTTCAAGGTGATGGAGTGGGTGGACGGCACGGCCCTGTACTACTGGCTGCTGGACCCCAGCGTCGGTGCACCGGACTGGCTGGCCAGCGTGATGCGCCCCGTCCTGAGCAGTCCCGTGGTGGCGCTGCTCACCTGGTCCGTGCTGCTGCTGGAGCTGGGGCTCGCGCTGGGCCCGCTGCTGACCCCGTCCCTGCGCCGAGTGCTGCTGCCCCTGGGCATCAGCTTCCACCTGGGCATCGCCGTGTTCCATGGGCTCATCAGCTTCGTGCTCGTCATGTGCGGCGCGCTCATTCTGCTGCTCCGTCCGCTCGACGAGCTCTTCCGCTTCGAGGGCCTCCGCGCCTGGGTGCGACACATGCGGACCCCGCCCGTGCCCACCGCCACGCCGTCCCTGGAGCCGGTAGCGGTGCAGGTGGCGTCGGTGCCCCCCACCGACGGCGCATGA
- a CDS encoding SdpA family antimicrobial peptide system protein, with protein MTESTPPSPQTSPTRRLGLLALGLILGWTTLTVYALHAALPYNPIELPFEKHFNIKLLLPEGWAFFTRDPRDDRMLPYLRTAEGQWTWGSDTPNFQWKNAFGINRAARAQGVELGLLLHDTATLPREDCKEAPSVCLERAPVAKTLRNTSPRPTYCGQLGIVFQRAVPWAWSRTNQGKPITMPSKVLRLDVEC; from the coding sequence GTGACCGAGTCCACTCCTCCCTCTCCCCAGACCTCCCCAACGCGCCGCCTGGGCCTGCTGGCCCTGGGACTCATCCTGGGCTGGACCACGCTCACGGTCTACGCCCTGCACGCGGCGCTGCCCTACAACCCCATCGAGCTGCCCTTCGAGAAGCACTTCAACATCAAGCTGCTGCTGCCAGAGGGGTGGGCCTTCTTCACCCGCGACCCGCGTGATGACCGGATGCTGCCCTACCTCCGCACCGCGGAAGGCCAGTGGACCTGGGGAAGCGACACGCCCAACTTCCAGTGGAAGAACGCCTTCGGCATCAACCGGGCCGCGCGGGCGCAGGGCGTGGAACTGGGGCTGCTCCTCCACGACACAGCGACCCTTCCCCGGGAGGACTGCAAGGAAGCCCCCTCCGTCTGCCTGGAGCGCGCCCCCGTGGCCAAGACGCTCCGCAACACCAGCCCGCGGCCCACGTACTGCGGCCAACTGGGCATCGTCTTCCAGCGGGCCGTTCCCTGGGCCTGGAGCCGCACCAACCAGGGGAAGCCCATCACCATGCCCTCGAAGGTCCTGAGGTTGGACGTCGAATGCTGA
- a CDS encoding sporulation delaying protein family toxin — protein sequence MKRSTLKLTSAVTAFMTFSTFGIGCGPADGSSGPSAGITQNQALSGQNLFKGMAFGLGPAAHYFDDLWQRPEIKAKLGDETLAKREEAAEAVIAKMSALDPAFFERFGNDLRSGNHLVIDQLLTDTRELTVAAANALRKDAGQAGEINAAALQQVEAGLYLYVETAVAVALVLILILTQIDMTPVMEGPQSSQLQRDVWVDMLAKRFAAAE from the coding sequence TTGAAGCGTTCCACCTTGAAGCTGACCTCGGCCGTGACGGCCTTCATGACCTTCTCTACCTTCGGTATCGGCTGCGGTCCCGCGGATGGCAGCAGCGGCCCGTCGGCCGGCATCACCCAGAACCAGGCCCTGTCCGGGCAGAACCTGTTCAAGGGCATGGCCTTCGGCCTGGGCCCCGCGGCGCACTACTTCGACGACCTCTGGCAGCGTCCGGAGATCAAGGCGAAGCTGGGCGACGAGACGCTGGCCAAGCGCGAAGAGGCCGCCGAGGCCGTCATCGCGAAGATGAGCGCGCTGGACCCGGCGTTCTTCGAGCGCTTCGGCAACGACCTGCGCAGCGGCAACCACCTGGTCATCGACCAGCTGCTGACGGACACGCGGGAGCTGACGGTTGCAGCGGCGAACGCGCTGCGCAAGGACGCGGGCCAGGCGGGTGAAATCAACGCCGCCGCCCTGCAGCAGGTCGAAGCGGGCCTGTACCTGTACGTGGAGACGGCCGTGGCCGTCGCCCTCGTGCTGATCCTCATCCTGACCCAGATCGACATGACCCCGGTCATGGAAGGCCCGCAGTCCAGCCAGCTCCAGCGTGACGTGTGGGTGGACATGCTGGCGAAGCGGTTCGCCGCCGCTGAGTAG
- a CDS encoding BatA domain-containing protein, with amino-acid sequence MTFGNPWMLLGALGALIPLLVHLFDRRRPRPHPFGPLAFVMRSQKRTASRLKLKRLLLYALRTLILLAIPIALARPELTRDAAAAQVVKGPAATAIILDASLSMRWSDGTPLFERARDEARDALKDLLPEEPATVLVCTQSPAAPPPPGFDRGRLRSLVDEAKATHGTADLSRCLDMAARALEENPMPAKRLVLVSDMTAAAFRLEAPPPTVKGPTGAPVKPEVVLRDAAEGHEVLNNRAIVDLKVEPALQAGPRTFQFTFTVRNFSAEPVKDLEAAVRVGESTLAKGFVDIPPGGTTQKTLTVRFPQGGTVLGQVTLAPDALVEDDRRSFVLPVPRALKALVVNGSPHATRYRDEAFFVDAALTAPGSPVEVATRDAEVGLREDFSAYDLVLLLNVPAPSADEAQKLATFVENGGGLFISMGDRVNPDAYNQRLGPVLPRPLRLVRTSAERDDPDADTKSARLAQVSVEHVLFSPFTGQAEEGLVGARFYKYMLLEADSPGAAGASQVLATYEDGAPAVAVARKGKGRVALLTSTVDRDWSDFSIRTSFLPLMQRFAAYLTGSLDEREEVRVRVGESATLRPEGAQKVSSVRAPDGTEVTVKEQPEGALVAGPVTEPGVYSVLGADGKVQPDLSFAAVLDPSESDLGRVPADTLTAYFGEETVKASTGDADKPTVPLWTWLILAACLAFFFEGTLLRK; translated from the coding sequence GTGACCTTCGGCAATCCGTGGATGCTGCTGGGCGCGCTGGGCGCCCTCATCCCCCTGCTGGTGCACCTGTTCGACCGGCGCCGGCCCCGGCCACACCCCTTCGGGCCGCTGGCCTTCGTGATGCGCAGCCAGAAGCGCACCGCCAGCCGCCTCAAGCTCAAGCGCCTGCTGCTGTACGCGCTGCGCACGCTCATCCTGCTGGCCATCCCCATTGCCCTGGCGCGCCCCGAGCTGACACGTGACGCGGCCGCCGCGCAGGTGGTGAAGGGCCCCGCGGCCACGGCCATCATCCTGGACGCGTCGTTGTCCATGCGCTGGTCGGACGGCACGCCGCTCTTCGAGCGCGCCCGCGACGAGGCCCGCGACGCGCTGAAGGACCTGCTGCCCGAAGAGCCCGCCACCGTGCTGGTGTGCACGCAGTCCCCCGCCGCGCCGCCGCCGCCGGGCTTCGACCGCGGCCGCCTGCGCTCGCTGGTGGATGAAGCGAAGGCCACCCATGGCACCGCGGACCTGTCGCGCTGCCTGGACATGGCGGCCCGCGCGCTGGAGGAGAATCCCATGCCAGCCAAGCGGCTGGTGCTGGTCTCCGACATGACGGCCGCGGCCTTCCGCCTGGAGGCGCCGCCGCCCACGGTGAAGGGCCCCACGGGCGCGCCCGTGAAGCCGGAGGTGGTGCTGCGCGACGCGGCCGAGGGCCACGAGGTGCTGAACAACCGCGCCATCGTCGACCTCAAGGTGGAGCCCGCGCTCCAGGCCGGCCCGCGCACGTTCCAGTTCACCTTCACGGTGCGCAACTTCAGCGCGGAGCCGGTGAAGGACCTGGAGGCCGCGGTGCGCGTGGGCGAGTCCACGCTGGCCAAGGGCTTCGTGGACATCCCCCCGGGCGGCACGACGCAGAAGACGCTCACCGTGCGCTTCCCGCAGGGCGGCACGGTGCTGGGGCAGGTGACGCTGGCGCCGGACGCGCTGGTGGAGGATGACCGGCGTTCGTTCGTGCTGCCTGTTCCCCGCGCGCTGAAGGCGCTGGTGGTGAATGGCTCGCCGCACGCGACGCGCTACCGGGATGAAGCCTTCTTCGTGGACGCGGCCCTCACCGCGCCGGGCTCGCCGGTGGAGGTGGCCACGCGCGACGCGGAGGTGGGCCTGCGCGAGGACTTCTCCGCCTACGACCTGGTCCTGCTGCTCAACGTGCCCGCGCCGAGCGCCGACGAGGCGCAGAAGCTGGCGACCTTCGTGGAGAACGGCGGCGGCCTCTTCATCAGCATGGGCGACCGGGTGAACCCGGACGCGTACAACCAGCGGCTGGGGCCGGTGCTGCCGCGTCCGCTGCGCCTGGTGCGCACCAGCGCCGAGCGCGACGACCCGGACGCGGACACCAAGAGCGCGCGGCTGGCGCAGGTCTCCGTGGAGCACGTCCTCTTCTCACCCTTCACGGGGCAGGCGGAGGAAGGGCTCGTGGGGGCGCGCTTCTACAAGTACATGCTGCTGGAGGCGGACTCCCCGGGCGCGGCCGGCGCCAGTCAGGTGCTGGCCACGTATGAGGACGGCGCGCCGGCGGTGGCCGTGGCGCGCAAGGGCAAGGGGCGCGTGGCGCTGCTCACCAGCACGGTGGACCGCGACTGGAGCGACTTCTCCATCCGCACCTCCTTCCTGCCGCTGATGCAGCGCTTCGCCGCGTACCTCACCGGCTCCCTGGACGAGCGCGAGGAGGTGCGCGTGCGCGTGGGCGAAAGCGCCACGCTGCGCCCAGAGGGGGCCCAGAAGGTGTCCTCGGTGCGCGCGCCGGACGGCACCGAGGTCACCGTGAAGGAGCAGCCGGAAGGCGCGCTGGTGGCCGGGCCGGTAACGGAGCCGGGCGTGTACTCGGTGCTGGGCGCGGACGGGAAGGTGCAGCCGGACCTGTCCTTCGCCGCCGTGCTCGATCCTTCCGAGAGCGACCTGGGGCGCGTGCCGGCGGACACCCTCACCGCCTACTTCGGGGAAGAGACGGTGAAGGCCTCCACGGGTGACGCGGACAAGCCGACAGTGCCGCTGTGGACCTGGCTCATCCTGGCCGCGTGTCTGGCGTTCTTCTTCGAAGGCACGCTGCTGCGCAAGTAG
- a CDS encoding DUF58 domain-containing protein — MLLDAQTLARLQGVKLRARAVMEGVLSGLHKSPHQGQSVEFAEHKEYAPGDELRHLDWKAYGKFDKYYVKRFEHETNLRAVMVVDASASMGYRSGALSKLDVATTLAGALCYLLVRQQDAAGLALMAGGKWKDVPPRASAGHLNVLLDTLEHTEPTGTTDLGSAADHLAEVLPRRSSVIVLSDLLDENQDALRRILALRQRKNDVSVFHLVDPAELTFPFDDPTLFIDMEGQGRIEVNPREIKESYLEEFNGFLANVKAACAEADVDYDLVRTDDKLDDVLLRYLSRRGRRR; from the coding sequence ATGCTGCTCGACGCCCAGACGCTGGCCCGCCTCCAGGGAGTGAAGCTGCGCGCCCGCGCGGTGATGGAGGGCGTGTTGTCCGGCCTCCACAAGAGCCCGCATCAAGGGCAGAGCGTGGAGTTCGCGGAGCACAAGGAGTACGCCCCCGGCGACGAGCTCCGCCACCTGGACTGGAAGGCCTACGGCAAGTTCGACAAGTACTACGTCAAGCGCTTCGAGCACGAGACGAACCTGCGCGCCGTCATGGTGGTGGATGCGTCCGCCTCCATGGGCTACCGCAGCGGTGCGCTGAGCAAGCTGGACGTGGCCACCACGCTGGCGGGCGCGCTGTGCTACCTGCTGGTGCGCCAGCAGGACGCGGCGGGCCTGGCGCTGATGGCGGGCGGCAAGTGGAAGGACGTGCCACCGCGCGCGTCGGCCGGGCACCTCAACGTGCTGCTGGACACGCTGGAGCACACCGAGCCCACCGGCACCACGGACCTGGGCAGCGCGGCGGACCACCTGGCGGAGGTGCTGCCCCGGCGCTCCAGCGTCATCGTCCTGTCGGACCTGCTGGATGAGAATCAGGACGCCCTGCGCCGCATCCTCGCGCTGCGCCAGCGGAAGAACGACGTGTCCGTGTTCCACCTGGTGGACCCGGCGGAGCTGACGTTCCCCTTCGACGACCCCACGCTCTTCATCGACATGGAGGGCCAGGGCCGCATCGAGGTGAACCCGCGCGAAATCAAGGAGAGCTACCTGGAGGAGTTCAACGGCTTCCTGGCGAACGTGAAGGCCGCGTGCGCCGAGGCGGACGTGGACTACGACTTGGTGCGCACGGACGACAAGCTGGATGACGTGCTGCTGCGGTACCTGTCGCGGCGCGGGAGGCGCCGGTGA
- a CDS encoding AAA family ATPase, whose product MESAAPDSLPVPDASSDDLRAVEELAQARNEIVAQIEKRVVGQREVVEHLLISLFSRGHCLFVGVPGLAKTLLISTLADVLNLSFNRIQFTPDLMPSDITGTDILEEDRTTGRRTFRFLQGPLFANIILADEVNRTPPKTQAALLQAMQEYRITAGGRTYPLELPFLVFATQNPIEQEGTYPLPEAQLDRFMFLVDVGYPTADEEVQIVKSTTGGPQPKLEKILSPERILALQELVRRVPVPDHVVRYAVELVRHTRPKEPGALDFIAKNASWGAGPRASQYLVVAAKARAILHGRFVATVEDVRALARPVLRHRVLPNFTAESEGITSVKLIDQLLTVVKG is encoded by the coding sequence ATGGAAAGCGCCGCCCCCGACTCTCTGCCCGTGCCCGACGCCTCGAGCGACGACCTCCGTGCCGTCGAGGAGCTCGCCCAGGCCCGCAACGAAATCGTCGCCCAGATTGAAAAGCGCGTCGTCGGTCAGCGCGAGGTGGTGGAGCACCTCCTCATCTCCCTCTTCAGCCGCGGCCACTGCCTCTTCGTGGGTGTGCCGGGCCTCGCCAAGACGCTGCTCATCTCCACGCTGGCGGACGTCCTCAACCTGTCCTTCAACCGCATCCAGTTCACGCCGGACCTGATGCCGTCGGACATCACCGGCACGGACATCCTGGAAGAGGACCGCACCACCGGCCGGCGCACCTTCCGCTTCCTCCAGGGTCCGCTGTTCGCGAACATCATCCTGGCGGACGAGGTGAACCGCACCCCGCCGAAGACGCAGGCCGCGCTGCTGCAAGCCATGCAGGAGTACCGCATCACCGCCGGTGGCCGCACGTACCCGCTGGAGCTGCCCTTCCTCGTCTTCGCCACGCAGAACCCCATCGAGCAGGAGGGCACCTATCCGCTGCCCGAGGCCCAGCTCGACCGCTTCATGTTCCTGGTGGACGTGGGCTACCCCACCGCCGACGAAGAGGTGCAGATCGTCAAGAGCACCACCGGCGGTCCGCAGCCGAAGCTGGAGAAGATTCTGTCTCCCGAGCGCATCCTCGCGCTTCAAGAGCTGGTGCGCCGCGTGCCGGTGCCGGACCACGTGGTGCGCTACGCCGTGGAGCTGGTGCGCCACACGCGGCCCAAGGAGCCGGGCGCGCTGGACTTCATCGCGAAGAATGCGTCCTGGGGCGCCGGCCCCCGCGCCAGCCAGTACCTGGTGGTGGCCGCGAAGGCGCGCGCCATCCTCCACGGCCGCTTCGTCGCCACCGTCGAGGACGTGCGCGCCCTGGCCCGCCCCGTGCTGCGCCACCGCGTGCTGCCCAACTTCACCGCAGAGAGCGAGGGCATCACCTCCGTGAAGCTCATCGACCAGCTCCTCACGGTGGTGAAGGGCTAG
- a CDS encoding enoyl-CoA hydratase/isomerase family protein — MSAPAAEVLLEVEGAVATLTLNDTARRNVMTPELGDALCARVAELKGRDDVRAVVLTGAGGAFSAGGDLKMLERLRQVSFEDARAFMLGFYARYLSVLDLPVPVIAAVDGPAIGAGLCVALACDVCLVAEDSKLALNFVQLGLHPGMGATYLAPRRAGAQAAAELLLTGRRFDGKEAVKLGLALEAAPAGQVLTRARELAGRIATNAPLAVRALKQRLGLDRAELQRALEEEARFQAESYGSQDLGEGLAAAAARRAPVFQGR, encoded by the coding sequence ATGTCCGCTCCTGCCGCAGAGGTCCTTCTCGAGGTGGAGGGTGCCGTCGCCACGCTCACCCTCAACGATACCGCCCGACGCAACGTGATGACGCCCGAGCTGGGAGACGCGCTGTGCGCGCGCGTCGCCGAACTGAAGGGGCGTGACGATGTCCGGGCGGTGGTGCTCACCGGGGCGGGGGGCGCGTTCTCCGCCGGTGGGGACCTGAAGATGCTGGAGCGGCTGCGCCAGGTGTCCTTCGAGGATGCGCGCGCGTTCATGCTCGGCTTCTACGCGCGTTACCTCAGCGTGCTGGACCTGCCGGTGCCCGTCATCGCGGCGGTGGACGGGCCCGCGATTGGCGCGGGGCTGTGCGTGGCGCTGGCGTGTGACGTGTGCCTCGTGGCCGAGGACTCGAAGCTGGCGCTCAACTTCGTGCAACTGGGCCTGCATCCGGGCATGGGCGCCACGTACCTGGCGCCACGCCGCGCGGGGGCGCAGGCCGCCGCGGAGCTGCTGCTCACCGGCCGCCGCTTCGATGGCAAGGAAGCGGTGAAGCTGGGACTGGCGCTGGAGGCGGCGCCGGCGGGACAGGTGCTCACTCGCGCCAGGGAGCTCGCGGGACGGATTGCCACGAACGCGCCGCTCGCCGTGCGTGCGCTCAAACAGCGGCTGGGGCTCGACAGGGCGGAGCTTCAGCGCGCGCTGGAGGAGGAGGCGCGCTTTCAGGCGGAGAGCTACGGCAGCCAGGACCTGGGCGAGGGGCTGGCCGCGGCAGCCGCGCGGCGCGCCCCCGTGTTCCAGGGGCGCTGA